A stretch of DNA from Acanthochromis polyacanthus isolate Apoly-LR-REF ecotype Palm Island chromosome 21, KAUST_Apoly_ChrSc, whole genome shotgun sequence:
GAGCCGAATAAAAGTGAACACTATGACATAATCAGCTGGAATACATAGAAACTGAGATTAGATATGAGATCAGCCATATTTAATTTGTCCGTGATGCTGCTCCATGTTAGTAATTGTTCAATAAAAGTGGCTTTCTTTTCTGCACTGAgattaaatgtttgtttgcatCTGTGTACGTCATGTATGGAGCCTttgtcacagcagcaggaagtggTCAGGTGTGTTGGTTATTTCTATTGTGACCCCTGCACCTTGGCGCTCTTAAGCTGTAAACTTCATACAAGAAACACTCTGAACCCCAAACCAGCTAGCAGGAATGAAAGAgatgttatatttttttttaaaaatacaaaattacaccatttatcaaagtcagaaactgtgaagtgcagaaaaataattaaattttcagCTTTCTAACACTCCTTGAACTTCTCAATGGTAACATTCTCGCTCTTTTGTGAAAAatcgtgatatttcatcaaaatcactttattctacgtgCTGTTCTACATTattctgctttaaaaatgccaaaaataaattgaCTGTAAcctgattctgtaaaaaactaaatattctgCATACCTTGTTGCAAgtatgaagccattagtgactcagctgtgagccacagtcacatgacaaaaattcagggacttttcagatgaactgcattCAGTGtttacacatacacacgtggacaaaattgttggtacccctcagttaaagaaggaaaaacccacaattctcactgaaatcacttgaaactcacaaaagtaacaataaataaaaatttattgaaaattaaataatcaaaaacagccattacttttgaattgttgattaacataattatttaaaaaaacatccaaagagcccagagcaacctccaaagaaattaaaggtgaactccaagggcaaggtacatcagtgtcagatcgcaccattcgtcgttgtttgagccaaagtggacttcatgggagacgaccaaggaggacaccactgctgaaaaaaactcataaaaaagcgagactggaatttgcaaaaatgcatgttgacaagccacaaagcttctgggagaatgtcctttggacagatgagaccaaactggagctttttggtaaggcacatcaactctgtgttcatagactcaaaaaccaagcatacgaagaaaagaacactgtccctacggtgaaacatggaggaggctcagtaatgttttggggctgctttgctgcatctggcacagggtgtcttgaaagtgtgcaaggtacgatgaaatctgaagactatcaaggcattctggagagaaatgtgctgcccagtgtcagaaagcttggtctcagtcgcaggccatgggtcttccaacaggacaaccatccaaaacacacagccaaaaacacccaagaatggctgagagaaaagcgttggactattctaaagtggccttctatgagcccagatctgaatcccattgaacatatgtggaaggagctgaaacatgccatttggagaagacacccatcaaacctgagacaactggagctgtttgctcatgaggagtgggccaaaatacctgttgacagctgcagaacgctcattgacaaatacagaaatcgtttaattgcagtgattgcctcaaaaggttgtgcaacaaaatattaagttatgggtaccatcatttttgtccagccctatttcattagtttgttttttaaaataattatgttaatcaacaattcaaaagtgatggctgattttgattatttaattttcaataaatttttatttattgttacttttgtgagtttcaagtgatttcagtgagaattgtgggtttttccttctttaactgaggggtaccaacaattttgtccacgtgtgtagcagtTTGGTGGcaagtatgaaaaaaaaattaacaaagtaaatagtaaaatatctacaggaTTTAAAGCCCCCCCTTTTTTGTGCAATATTGGTAACATCTGTAGGTATTTGGAAAAATGCaaccaaatttaagcttaaaatcatgatactttatcaaaatcactttaatttacaTATCTCATTCACAAATgtgctaaaaaaataaacagtttataCTATCTAAATTCTGTGGAAATCTAAAAATTCTGGATTCTGTTgtgcaaccatgaagccattagtgattcAGCTGTGGCAAAGAGTCACCTGACAAAAATTCGGGGACTTTTAGGCTGGACTGCAgcctgtgtttacacagaacagagagcagataaatatgaaaacaacttaaaaatgtTAGTTGTAAAGTATCTACAGCATGTTGAGTCCCCTTTTCTTCATTAtttggtaacacctgtgagAACATGGAAAAACTTGTACATTATAATCCCattttttaagccattttttgttaaataaatataaaaacaacagtttttctttGATAATTTATGGGAGTAAATCATTGCTATACtacataaaacacatttctgagttctctctctcttctagtcatggttgttctgtttccatagaggagcaggactttatattgccatgaaaaataaactaacGACACCAAgaaaactgcttggagttcagagggttaattcaCTGGTTGTTGAAGCAATCTTTTCAGCTTTGTCCATCAATATTTTTGCTTATATTTTAGTACTGATTTCAGCTGTATCCTCAGCTCTTCACCTCCACATTATGAGTGTCCTGTGATCAGGACCGTCAACACGAGACACTCAGCTGTTGGTTAATAAAACTAAAAGCTCCCTCTCTGTCCCGTCCTGAGGGAAACTGACCTGCATGTATCTGGAACACAGGACGGGGCACCTTTTAAATACCAGGAGGTCATAAAGGAGTTTGTAAGACATGTTGGCTCTCATTAGCTGGCAGAGGGACCCAAAGCGTGCACGGTAATTATCTGTCCGGTATGCCTGCAGCATTCTCCGCTTTGATCAGCCTGTGTCAGATGTCATACAACATGATTTCTGAAACACATCACTGCAGGTCAGGGCCTCCGCATGACTCCTCTGTCTCCTAATGAGATCCTGCTTTTTGGCCTCAGGCTCTTCCTGACTGGTGGGTCACAACCTGTCAGTTCAGGTCCCGCTGTGTGTTGCAGGCTTTAATCAAGCCGGTGTGATAAATTTCAGGACCGCACTTTCCCTTAATCTGGAACAATAAACCGCCGGTTGTTCGTCTCAGGATTGCTTCTCTGTGGCTGCTATCAACACCCTTTATTCTCAGGGAGTGGCAGCGCAGAGAGGAAGTTTTGTGTTTGGGGAACTGGATCTGACAGCCGGTTCATGTGCAGGTACTTAACAGTGAGCGCCGTTGTGTCGCATGAATAGAAAGTCCCCTGAAGTGCAGCGCCGAGCTCAGACACAAAGTCGAGCTCCGTCTCTCTGTTAGTGATCTGAAGTGAGGCGAAGCTTTGACAGCTGGAGGCGGCGATCTCCCTGGCAACAGATACACTCTGTTTGATTTCCGCTTCGACAAATAAAAAAGGGAATCTAGAGGTGTAGAGGGGAGGCGTGGTGGCttttagtgatttatttttttttaaatagctggAGTCCAAGCAAAGCCGGACCTTCGTGTCCACATCCTCCTGTTCGCAGTTCGACCTTAGACCCACTTGACACCCTGCCTGACCCAGTCATCCCTTTTGTGTCTGCAGGGGATTATCCGGCTGTAGGTTAAATCCTCAGAGACAAGGCTCCCTGTTAGACGCAGAGTGCGCTCTTAATTACTCCACTGTTTTAACAGTATTGCACTAACTTGCTGCCTGTATGCGTCGACGTAACCTCCTCCAGTCGCTTCGCAATCGCACACTTGACTCGCAGCTCTGTCGCAGTCAGAAAACCAAAGGCCTCGGGCTGCTACCAAGTACTTATGTGGTCTGTGGTGAAGTGGGAGAAgctcaaacacacatttttgtcGCTGTTGTTCAGTCAGATTGAACTATGGAAccttgtttgtgctttattctGTGTACTGTATGCATTTATGGCTGACATTTCCATGTTATTGTAAATAGAGAAGCAAACTGGTTGAACAAACACTCTCTAtgtaaatgacagtaaaaagaGAACCACTGTGTTCAGCTGTATCCATAAATGGACTCCGGGTTTTTATGACGTGACCATGACATTCTCTCACCTCTGTCTGGATTGTTTACGGTTCTTTGTAGCAGAAATCTCTCATTGTATCAGGAACCTTTGTTCAGTTTCACCATTTCAAGGTTTCAGCTTCAGTGTTTGTTGAAGACTTagtgttaaccctctgaactccaagctgTTCCTGTGagtttctttgctcctgtcacatttatactcactctgggctcatttttcaatgcaatataaagtcctgcacctccgtGGAAGCAGCAAATacatgttaaagtgcagttataatgccattaggaaaatcagacaaaaacgaAAGtggaatttatttgattatatatttattatattaaattaaCCTAGAATCAACATGAACACCATTTTTcaaagtgcccacaggtgttatcaACAATGGGAAACAATAGCAGCCTCATACACTACagaacatttaatgtttttaatttgttttcctaCTTGTCTCGTTATACACAGTTAAGCTGACTGCTGCTCACAGTTCAGCcacttgtctgtttttggttgcACTGAAGTGTGCACAAACTACAAACTGTTTATGTGAATTGTTGATTTTTGGCAAATGTTTAATCAAGACATGTCGTAAATTTATCTTGAAGAAATTTCTGGagtttaagcttagatttggttaatttcatCACGCATGATTAGTTTAAAGGTCATCGGAAAGTTAGAAATTCAGCTAAATGTAAATGATGTGAGTGAAacagacttctcttgtagattattcatggaaaacagtttgtttttcctttatgTATTTAGAAGCAAATATATTTACCCTGACTATTGCACACATCAGGTTTTTTACGCTGCAGTTATATATTGTGCGATGTAGAAAGGTCTCAAAGGAAACTGTAAAGCTGAGCCTTTCCATTGTCAGTGTAGTGATGTGGATTTACTGGATGAATCACAGAATGTAGGACGTATCATATTAGTTTTATGCTGGCATTACTGACAGGTGAGACTTGTCTTATCTGTGTAGTAGCGGGTGATACGGATGACAATATTGCACTGATCAAGGTAAAGTTTATTAAAAGAAACCATTACCTCATTACTGCTGTGACGAAATTTATCTCTCGCTAATGCTCTGGCCTTTATCTAGTTGTTTGCAATTAAAATCTctgaaaaacactgataaatgtTCTTAATAAAAGGATTTATGATGAAGAGAAATGTTTTGGTGCAACATTTGCAGGCAGGGAGGCAAGACCTTAAAATAACTAGCCAGCCGGCTTTACTGCGTTATCCAACCCTTTGTTAAAAGTCTGTAGGCTGCTGCCTGGaggttgttgtggttgtttccTGTAGCAAAGGGGATTTTTAAAACAGTAGATAGTGCGAGGGAAATGTTCGCAAATGGCAGGAGTACATTTGGTGAGTCAGCCCCATCCGAAAACATCCCATGCTTTgtctattttactttaaatgggaccataatttacgaAATGAACTTCATGCTGTGTTGAACAAGGTTTGAAACTAGccattgagaccataaactcattagaaaaatgttgactgaagtaacaaatcaagtgagatgcAGAGTGACTTTGTCATTGGCTTCTATATTCTCTAACGTCTTTTTCCAGACAGAGGAGGTGCCTCCTGCTGGCAGATTTAAGACACTTCTATGTCTTTTTTGCAGCATTCAAACCACCTAAGTCAGCCAGCACCCATCATTGCAggtacagggtgacccaaaagtttggaaacaaagtttaacggcagtgtctatttgtgttgggggtgcatgaattcactcttattttacccatttttgttatagcataatgaaataacttaaagcatagtatttgctgAGTGCAATAAatcggaagaaaattaatagaaccatatggtacaggtatgctggagcataacttcaaaatgcaggccatcagtgtcagatttcaaaactcttgatggtaaagtatctgacagttttaatttttttaaacatccaaaaatactatgaggcaacatttactggccagtttgaggaaccttcattagcatgaatgaagatacattccagaagataccagtgtaaccagttggtggaaacgttcacaactttgtataagaaacaaacatgaacatgtcgaaatatgtttgtttgttttacgctaatctgttactcttctgaatatatctgtggtactgatttattgaaataacatattatttggattatagacttttcatttgtttccaatcttttgggtcaccctgtatgcGGCCTCATGTGGGCGCTGTCCAATTCTTGTTGACATCTTTCATTGACCTTGTGGCATTTTCGACTGAGGTCAAGAAAATGTGGGATGGGATGTCATTTCTGGACTATTCGACTGCGATCAGGGTTTTCTTAGCTCAAGCATTTGAAAATACCTTGGTGGATTTGTTGTACTTCGTAGTGAGGCCTTAAATGCATCCAGCATAGTTTGTATGTTAGGGAACTTGGCGTCAAACCATCCAATGAAGGTCAAAGAAAAGTGCTTTGGAAACGATGGGACACATTTTCCACTGCAAcctttttataaaatgtttgcTTGCGAACATTAGCATTGAACATAAATTGCAGCTGAGGCTTAGGGCAAAAAACATACTTAAAGAATGAATaagaatattttcttcttttttcccgtAAATCTAACAGTAAGCTATAGTTGTATTCAGAATAAGTGTCTCTCTAAGATGTCCTGTCCTCACCGTGGACCCATGTTCAGTCATTATGATTTATTCAGTGTTCGATTAACAAACACTTTCCTCCTGAGTGCACCATTAGTCAGGACACAGAGACAGATGGGCAAACAGTAAACTTTCCATTATTTCTTTCAGTTATGAGGAGATGAAAGACGCCGATAAGAAATTGGTTTctggacacacacagagctgataAGGCTGTTTGACAGAGTTTGAGTCCACACACTCAGACTTAatgcttcttttctttatttaactgCCTCCTTGGGACTCCTTACACGCTGATTGATGATGTGTGTTTAAAACTGCATTCCTAAAATGTTCCTGCTGGCACTGAAACATCTCGACATTCGGCCACTTTAGTGCAGCAAATCCCGCATGCCTGACTAATCCACAGGTAGGCGTGTAAACTGAAACTGGCCTCGGTTTCTGTAAAAGCGACAGGAGTCTTAAAAAACGGCTGCAATGTGGTGATTTTTTGATACAAGCTAATAAAACGTGTCCCTGTGAGGTTTTACAGAATTTGAGGTACGCAGGAATGAACCTTTGATGCTTTGAAACACGCACATCCTTTCAAAggttaattaaaatgtaacacAGGGAGAAGATAATGGGCTAATTTAAAACGGAGTCGGTCAGATCTGATCTAAGAGGTTTTTCATTAATCTCGATCTCTGGTTATCCAGTAAGATTAGtcccatgtatttaagtcttaaTCTAGAACAGCCAGTCCCAAATTGATAcatgtgtgttttacagcaatGATCTCACGCTATGCTGCTTCTGCCTCTCCTTTACTTTGAGCATTAAAACGTCATGTACTTCCACCTTTTCTTGCTTCCTCATCTGTCACATGTGATTGCATAATGTCGTATTCCCCTCCCCTTATACATAACATGTCagggtgtgcatgtgtgtgttcattaaGTGCATCATACCCATAAACAGCTGCTGTCACAGGGTGTTCTGTGGTTTTTCATCTCTAAATGAGTCTTGGTTATTAAGTGATAAAGACATTAGTTCACCCAGGGCTTCATGCGCACAGAGAATAATCAAATCAAGTTCAGGATCTGATATAAATCTTAATTTTTACATCTCGGAGATGACTTAGTGGAGGGAGCTGTTTGTGGAGGGCGTCCACCCATCTGGCTGCTGGTTGTATGTCGCTGAATGCGATCGTTCAATGCATACAGATGAGGAGCTGAGGTAAACAGGCTGAGACGCCATTATCAAAAAACCTCCTACTGTTTGTATCCTCCTCCAGCTGTCCTCCGGCTTCCTCTGTTCCCCCATAAACTAAAAGTGGAGAGTGTCAGCGGGCTAAGTGGGAACAGGCATCAAAACAGCACACTGAACAAACACACGTCAGCTCTTTGCTTTGAGGTGTTTAGAGCCAGTCGATGACGCTTTTCTGTTTGTACACAGCCGTCAATTGCGTTAGTTGTTATCTGCAGAGTCGCACCTTCTGTCCACTTTTCTATACACTTGAAGTTAAATGTTTATTAAAGAAATGGCTGTGATTGCAACCTAAGCTCTTAAACTGAGATAAATTGAATCAGAGTTGATAGTGACCCATTAGTGCTTACAATCCTTCATaaagtggtgttttgttttttgttttttttagaaatttccCAAGAATAAAATCAGatattgacaaaaacaagtgctgaactgcaggctgtgtatggaaacacattaaaaatctatGTAATataatatctatagtatgtagataTATCTGTAGGTGTAACATCTTGAGACACTTGGAAGAATGTTTCACatgttcatttcagtttttttttgaaaataaaaaaacataaatagtaAAGAATTCACATATGTATCATTTATGTCAATATAACTATGACCATTGCTTTTCTAGCAATGGTTGCACTgcttccatggaggtgcaggacttcaaattacagtaaaaaaaaatcgccTTCTGTGATTAAAAATGCGACCagagcaaaaaagaaataagcCTCATTCAGGGggttaaattaaaaattgatttttatgtgaagtgTATTTCATAACTTTGatccttttattgttttagagCCCTAATGAATCTAacaggaaacactgaaaaattaAGTAGCAAAACTAAGATCATGTTAACAGTATCCTACTTGATAAAAATACTTCCAAATATTTAGCTTCTTTTGATGGttatatttatctttttaataATCTGACCATTTGCCAAGATAAGTAAATATTACAGAAACATGATCTGCATCACAGGCAATTCTGTATAGACTGGGCAATTATTCATGCTTTGAACACTTTGTTAATATTCACACCTCCCATTTGCTGTGAATTTGAACATGTGAAGACGAGTACATTGATATGGAAATACTTGCTAATTCATAGATTATTTATCCAAGCTAATTAGCATGTATTAGGGCTACACAGTTAATCAAATAATCATTTGGCTTCTAAAACTAGATGAACAGCAGCGTTATTGAggtttaaaatctgttttgttgGAGATttgtggagactagaggcttgtCTGTGCATAGCTATAAAGATTTTTAATAGCATCTGCCACTTGTTGTTTTGGTTTACAGCATGCACCGTTTTGGTTCACTATAGATCTAGAGAATTTGTCCTGTCCGATTGAAAACTGTTGACCTTTTCTATGCTTCTTTTGTAACTGTAGGAATGACAGAAACTACGTCTGCACAGACAACCCGAACCACCATCTCCAGTGGGATGACAAACACAACCCCTGTACCTGCAAGTACAGCTAccacacacagaagcacaacTACAAGCTCACAGATCACTCCCACAACCAACAATGCAACTACAAGAACACCAAACATACCCACAACCAAAGACGCAACTACAAGCACAAAGGTCACACCCACAACTaacaacacaatgacaacaCCACCTGACACTCCTACAGCCAACagcaccaccaaaccagtcactCCCACAAGCAACAAGATAAGTACAAGCACATCCACAACCAACAACGCAACTACAATCCATCCCACAACCAACAATCCAACTACAATCCATCCCACAACCAACAACGAAACTACAGTTCATCCCACAACCAACAATCCAACTACAATCCATTCCACAACCAACAACGCAACTACAATCCAACCCACAACCAACAACGCAACTACAGTCCAACCCACAACCAACAACGCAACTACAGTCCAACCCACAACCAACAACGCAACTACAGTCCAACCCACAACCAACAACGCAACTACAATCCAACCCACAACCAACAACGCAACCACAGTCCAACCCACAACCAACAACGCAACCACAGTCCAACCCACAACCAACAACGCAACTACAGTCCAACCCACAACCAACAACGCAACCACAGTCCATCCCACAACCAACAACGCAACTACAGTCCAACCCACAACCAACAACGCAACTACAGTCCAACCCACAACCAACAACGCAACGACAATCCAACCCACAACCAACAACGCAACCACAGTCCATCCCACAACCAACAACGCAACCACAGTCCAACCCACAACCAACAACGCAACCACAGTCCATCCCACAACCAACAACGCAACTACAGTCCAACCCACAACCAACAACGCAACTACAGTCCAACCCACAACCAACAACGCAACTACAGTCCATCCAACAACCAACAACGCAACTACAGTCCAACCCACAACCAACAACGCAACTACAGTCCAACCCACAACCAACAACGCAACTACAATCCAACCCACAACCAACAATGTAACCACAGTCCAACCTACAACCAACAACGCAACCACAATCCAACCCACAACCAACAACGCAACTACAGTCCAACCCACAACCAACAACGCAACTACAATCCAACCCACAACCAACAACGCAACTACAATCCAACCCACAACCAACAACGCAACCACAATCCAACCCACAACCAACAACGCAACTACAATCCATCCCACAACCAACAACGCAACTACAATCCATCCCACAACCAACAACGGAACTACAATCCATCCCACAACCAACAACGTAACCACAGTCCAACCCACAACCAGCAACGTAACTTCAGTCCAACCCACACCCAACAACTCAACTACAATCCAACCCACAACCAACAACGCAACTACAATCCATCCCACAACCAACAACGCAACTACAATCCATCCCACAACCAACAACGTAACCACAGTCCAACCCACAACCAGCAACGTAACTTCAGTCCAACCCACACCCAACAACTCAACTACAATCCAACCCACAACCAACAACGCAACTACAGCGACCACACAAACCAGCAGCGACACAACTCCAACTAGAGTAACTACGGCTGCACCAATGAACTCTACTAGCACCACTCCTACGTCTGCTGCTACACCTTTGTCCTCCACCGCGAACACAAACACAACGCTCACAGCTGGACCCTCAACTTCTACACCTGCATCCACCTCCAACTCGCTTCCACCGAG
This window harbors:
- the si:ch211-198m17.1 gene encoding mucin-2, with translation MGGLWRRRRRRKNSAALMMSDSSSSQSEQRLKLLMVSELQLQTEAPVATGGVCLHRYTPLYSPLYCPVQRRSVVITGCSMKLRYLPVVFLFAAFAKGMTETTSAQTTRTTISSGMTNTTPVPASTATTHRSTTTSSQITPTTNNATTRTPNIPTTKDATTSTKVTPTTNNTMTTPPDTPTANSTTKPVTPTSNKISTSTSTTNNATTIHPTTNNPTTIHPTTNNETTVHPTTNNPTTIHSTTNNATTIQPTTNNATTVQPTTNNATTVQPTTNNATTVQPTTNNATTIQPTTNNATTVQPTTNNATTVQPTTNNATTVQPTTNNATTVHPTTNNATTVQPTTNNATTVQPTTNNATTIQPTTNNATTVHPTTNNATTVQPTTNNATTVHPTTNNATTVQPTTNNATTVQPTTNNATTVHPTTNNATTVQPTTNNATTVQPTTNNATTIQPTTNNVTTVQPTTNNATTIQPTTNNATTVQPTTNNATTIQPTTNNATTIQPTTNNATTIQPTTNNATTIHPTTNNATTIHPTTNNGTTIHPTTNNVTTVQPTTSNVTSVQPTPNNSTTIQPTTNNATTIHPTTNNATTIHPTTNNVTTVQPTTSNVTSVQPTPNNSTTIQPTTNNATTATTQTSSDTTPTRVTTAAPMNSTSTTPTSAATPLSSTANTNTTLTAGPSTSTPASTSNSLPPSTSPGSSTAPPTGNTSTLNPSAATPGATTTTPISNTITPTFSTTTVPPTEVTTSNTTTTAPPPPIIVCPAVPCPPESVCLNGTCQCLSGSFLLNGRCTPAQVFPGQLHIVTLTFQDEMRNRSSSIFQTTAAEISAALEGALRNQPGYVRSDVVQLEPGSVQAIVNNVFQQTNATQESVDQVISQAAASSEGLLANATFTSTNLCNQEPLPCDVSTTLCTNTNGRAVCSCRDGYISIVYSNTSCRACPSGERAVGGVCQPCAFGYAGFNCNDSSLLAVVVISCVLGGILLILILALLIFCCWTRCSLNKTDFSSPSPYSSGEGNQPWPTGITPIPRATTQWDGAPSIEMTEGGSTHNLVDKKHQSNGLGFQLKPKGWKKSGSYDLAPDGLRTFKGKNPSRYSYLVQGHENPYFLPGDESKN